The following coding sequences lie in one Xanthomonas hortorum pv. pelargonii genomic window:
- the rpmA gene encoding 50S ribosomal protein L27, whose amino-acid sequence MAHKKGVGSSRNGRDSNPKYLGVKIFGGQAIDAGNIIVRQRGTQFHPGSGVGLGRDHTLFALVNGKVEFSVKGAKKRRTVSVVVEA is encoded by the coding sequence ATGGCACATAAAAAAGGCGTAGGTTCCTCGCGCAACGGTCGCGATTCCAACCCGAAGTACCTGGGTGTGAAGATCTTCGGTGGCCAGGCCATCGATGCCGGCAACATCATCGTGCGTCAGCGCGGCACCCAGTTCCACCCGGGTAGCGGCGTTGGCCTCGGCCGTGACCACACCCTGTTCGCCCTGGTGAACGGCAAGGTGGAGTTCTCGGTCAAGGGTGCGAAGAAGCGTCGTACCGTCAGCGTGGTTGTCGAGGCGTAA
- the rplU gene encoding 50S ribosomal protein L21: protein MYAVLVTGGKQYRVAQGETLRVEKLEVEAGDEIKFDTVLMLGDSDGIKLGDALKGASVTAKVVAHGRADKVRIIKFRRRKHHMKRQGHRQYYTEIEITGIAGGDKK from the coding sequence ATGTACGCAGTTCTGGTAACCGGCGGTAAGCAATACCGCGTCGCGCAGGGCGAAACGCTCCGCGTGGAAAAGCTCGAAGTCGAAGCTGGCGACGAGATCAAGTTCGACACCGTCCTGATGTTGGGCGATAGCGATGGCATCAAGCTGGGCGATGCGCTGAAGGGCGCCTCGGTCACCGCAAAGGTTGTGGCTCATGGCCGCGCCGACAAGGTGCGCATCATCAAGTTCCGTCGCCGCAAGCACCACATGAAGCGTCAGGGACACCGTCAGTACTACACCGAAATCGAGATCACCGGCATTGCCGGTGGCGATAAGAAGTAA
- the uvrA gene encoding excinuclease ABC subunit UvrA, translating to MAMDFIRIRGARTHNLKNIDLDLPRDKLIVITGLSGSGKSSLAFDTIYAEGQRRYVESLSAYARQFLSVMEKPDLDHIEGLSPAISIEQKSTSHNPRSTVGTITEIYDYLRLLYARVGQPRCPDHGFPLEAQTVSQMVDHMLNQDQEQRYMLLAPVIRDRKGEHAQVFEQLRAQGFVRVRVDGELYEIDAVPALALRQKHTIEAVIDRFRPREDIKQRLAESFETALKLGEGMVSVQSLDDAAAAPHLFSSKYSCPVCDYSLPELEPRLFSFNAPVGACPSCDGLGVAEFFDPDRVVVHPELSLSAGAVRGWDRRNAYYFQLIASLAKHYKFDVDAVWNSLPAKVRQAVLFGSGDEVISFTYFTDAGGRTTRKHRFEGILPNLERRYRETESPAVREELTKYVSQQPCPACNGTRLNRAARNVFVADRPLPELVVLPVNEALSFFRGLSLPGWRGEIASKIVKEIGERLGFLVDVGLDYLTLERKADTLSGGEAQRIRLASQIGAGLVGVMYVLDEPSIGLHQRDNERLLGTLTRLRDLGNTVIVVEHDEDAIRLADYVLDIGPGAGVHGGEICAQGTLQDILDAPRSLTGQYLSGKRRIEIPKQRHKPNPKMMLHLRGATGNNLKNVDLDIPAGLLTCITGVSGSGKSTLINDTLFSLAANEINGASHPVAAHREVENLDLFDKVVDIDQSPIGRTPRSNPATYTGMFTPLRELFAQVPESRARGYSPGRFSFNVRGGRCEACQGDGLIKVEMHFLPDVYVPCDVCHGKRYNRETLEIRYKGYNISDVLQMTVEDALRLFEPVPSIARKLETLVDVGLSYIKLGQSATTLSGGEAQRVKLSKELSRRDTGRTLYILDEPTTGLHFHDIEALLGVLHKLRDEGNTVVVIEHNLDVIKTADWIVDLGPEGGHRGGSILVSGTPEEVAAHKASYTGQFLAKMLPSVKARETRPAAMANKPDARPPRKIKPEKVAKVAKSATKKTAKKKAS from the coding sequence ATGGCGATGGATTTCATCCGCATCCGCGGCGCGCGGACGCACAACCTCAAGAACATCGATCTCGACCTGCCTCGCGACAAATTGATCGTGATCACCGGCCTGTCCGGTTCGGGCAAATCGTCGTTGGCGTTCGACACCATCTATGCGGAGGGCCAGCGCCGCTACGTCGAGTCGCTGTCAGCGTATGCGCGCCAGTTCCTCAGCGTGATGGAAAAGCCCGACCTGGACCATATCGAAGGTCTGTCTCCGGCGATTTCGATCGAACAGAAATCGACCTCGCACAACCCGCGCTCCACGGTCGGCACGATCACCGAGATCTACGACTACCTGCGCCTGCTGTACGCGCGTGTCGGTCAGCCGCGTTGCCCGGACCATGGGTTCCCGCTGGAAGCGCAGACGGTCAGCCAGATGGTCGACCACATGCTCAACCAGGACCAGGAGCAGCGCTACATGCTGCTGGCGCCGGTGATCCGCGACCGCAAGGGCGAGCATGCGCAGGTGTTCGAGCAACTGCGTGCGCAGGGCTTCGTGCGCGTGCGCGTGGATGGCGAGCTGTACGAGATCGATGCGGTGCCGGCACTGGCGCTGCGCCAGAAGCACACCATCGAGGCGGTGATCGACCGCTTTCGTCCGCGCGAGGACATCAAGCAGCGGCTGGCGGAAAGTTTCGAGACCGCGCTCAAGCTTGGCGAAGGCATGGTGTCGGTGCAGTCGCTGGACGATGCGGCCGCCGCGCCGCATCTGTTCTCGTCCAAGTACAGCTGCCCGGTCTGCGATTACTCGCTACCTGAGCTGGAACCGCGGCTGTTCTCGTTCAACGCACCGGTGGGCGCATGCCCGAGCTGCGATGGCCTGGGCGTGGCCGAGTTCTTCGACCCGGATCGGGTGGTGGTGCATCCGGAGCTGTCGCTGTCGGCCGGTGCCGTGCGCGGCTGGGATCGGCGCAATGCCTATTATTTCCAGCTGATCGCCTCGCTCGCCAAACACTACAAGTTCGACGTGGACGCAGTGTGGAACTCGCTGCCGGCCAAGGTGCGCCAGGCGGTGCTGTTCGGCAGCGGCGATGAGGTGATCAGCTTCACCTACTTCACCGACGCGGGCGGGCGCACCACGCGCAAGCACCGTTTCGAAGGCATCCTGCCGAACCTGGAACGGCGTTACCGCGAGACCGAATCGCCGGCTGTGCGCGAAGAGCTGACCAAGTACGTCAGCCAGCAGCCCTGCCCTGCGTGCAATGGCACGCGACTGAATCGTGCCGCGCGCAACGTGTTCGTCGCCGACCGCCCGCTGCCCGAACTGGTGGTGCTGCCGGTCAACGAGGCGCTGAGCTTTTTCCGCGGTTTGTCGTTGCCCGGTTGGCGCGGCGAGATCGCCAGCAAGATCGTCAAGGAGATCGGCGAGCGGCTGGGCTTCCTGGTCGATGTGGGCCTGGATTACCTGACCCTGGAGCGCAAGGCCGACACCTTGTCCGGTGGCGAGGCGCAACGCATTCGTCTGGCCAGCCAGATCGGCGCCGGCCTGGTCGGTGTGATGTATGTGCTGGACGAGCCGTCGATCGGCCTGCATCAGCGCGACAACGAACGCCTGCTCGGCACGCTGACGCGACTGCGCGACCTGGGCAACACCGTCATTGTCGTCGAGCACGACGAGGACGCGATCCGCCTGGCCGATTACGTGCTGGACATCGGCCCCGGCGCCGGCGTGCACGGCGGTGAAATCTGCGCGCAAGGCACGCTGCAGGACATTCTGGATGCGCCGCGCTCGCTGACCGGTCAATACCTGTCGGGCAAGCGCCGCATCGAGATTCCCAAGCAGCGCCACAAGCCCAACCCGAAGATGATGCTGCATCTGCGCGGGGCGACCGGCAACAACCTGAAGAATGTCGATCTGGACATTCCGGCCGGCCTGCTGACCTGTATCACCGGCGTGTCCGGCTCGGGCAAGTCCACGTTGATCAACGACACGCTGTTTTCGCTGGCGGCCAACGAGATCAACGGCGCCTCGCATCCGGTGGCGGCGCATCGCGAGGTCGAGAACCTCGATCTGTTCGACAAGGTCGTGGATATCGACCAGTCGCCGATCGGGCGCACCCCGCGCTCCAATCCGGCCACCTACACCGGCATGTTCACGCCGTTGCGCGAGTTGTTCGCGCAGGTTCCGGAATCCCGCGCGCGCGGGTATTCGCCGGGCCGTTTCAGCTTCAACGTGCGCGGCGGCCGCTGCGAAGCCTGCCAGGGCGATGGCCTGATCAAGGTGGAGATGCACTTCCTGCCCGACGTCTATGTGCCCTGCGATGTCTGCCACGGCAAGCGCTACAACCGCGAGACGCTGGAGATCCGCTACAAGGGCTACAACATCAGCGACGTGTTGCAGATGACCGTGGAAGACGCGCTGCGCCTGTTCGAGCCGGTGCCGTCGATCGCGCGCAAGCTGGAAACGCTGGTCGATGTCGGCCTGAGTTACATCAAGCTGGGACAGAGCGCGACCACGCTGTCCGGCGGTGAAGCGCAGCGAGTGAAATTGTCGAAGGAGCTATCGCGTCGCGATACCGGACGCACCTTGTACATCCTCGACGAGCCGACCACCGGCCTGCACTTCCACGACATCGAAGCGCTGCTCGGCGTGCTGCACAAGCTGCGCGACGAGGGCAATACGGTGGTGGTGATCGAACACAATCTGGACGTGATCAAGACCGCCGACTGGATCGTGGATCTGGGCCCGGAAGGCGGCCACCGCGGTGGCAGCATCCTGGTCTCCGGCACGCCGGAAGAGGTGGCTGCACACAAGGCGTCCTACACCGGGCAATTCCTGGCCAAGATGCTGCCGTCGGTCAAAGCACGCGAGACGCGTCCGGCGGCAATGGCCAACAAGCCCGATGCGCGCCCGCCGCGCAAGATCAAACCGGAAAAGGTGG